From one Paenibacillus sp. FSL K6-1330 genomic stretch:
- a CDS encoding SWIM zinc finger family protein, whose product MVEITESWIDSQAPNSAAIKNGQGLVKKGRFLQLHHSEDHAVLFGTCAGSGSSDYQPSADFAVPEKPVMRCTCPSRQFPCKHVLGLLYAYAGGASFSSAEVPEDLAAKREKAEKREERKLKESAEGAAPKPKKVNKSALKKKINAQLEGLDVLEKLIHSLIRNGLGTLDKKEQKLIQEHVKQMGNYYLSGAQSELRRLALVLSDKDQEKAYTYAVEQLAVMNAIIKKGRQYLASKLEDPDMALDHESTIEEWLGHAWQLTELQSFGLVSEQAELIQLSFLSYADDARLEHVDIGYWIQKDSGEIHRTIQYRPYKAAKLMREEDSFFEKARIPVLYRYPGDMNRRVRFEEMASIPVTGEDLVWIHEYAACSYAEAVKKVKNQLKNPLADSQPVILLHVSRISRNDEGQYAITDEAGQSIALGDVFLQSTVPMLRYLPEEKLSGVSMLVMFEHSLTTGRLLAQPLTIITNNEIIRLLY is encoded by the coding sequence TTGGTTGAGATTACAGAGTCATGGATCGATTCGCAGGCACCGAATAGTGCAGCCATAAAGAATGGACAGGGGCTTGTCAAAAAAGGGCGGTTTCTGCAGCTCCATCATTCGGAGGATCATGCCGTACTTTTTGGCACGTGTGCAGGCAGCGGAAGTTCCGACTACCAGCCGTCTGCCGATTTTGCGGTACCGGAGAAGCCGGTTATGCGGTGTACTTGCCCGAGCCGGCAGTTTCCGTGCAAGCATGTGCTTGGACTGCTTTATGCGTATGCGGGCGGAGCGTCGTTTTCATCCGCCGAGGTACCGGAGGATTTGGCCGCCAAGCGGGAGAAAGCGGAGAAGCGGGAAGAGCGCAAGCTCAAAGAATCTGCCGAAGGGGCAGCGCCCAAACCGAAGAAGGTCAACAAATCGGCATTAAAAAAGAAAATCAATGCGCAGCTGGAAGGTCTGGACGTATTGGAGAAGCTGATCCACTCGTTGATCCGGAACGGATTAGGAACATTGGATAAAAAGGAACAAAAGCTGATCCAGGAACATGTAAAACAGATGGGCAACTATTATTTATCGGGTGCTCAGTCGGAACTTCGCCGCCTGGCGCTGGTGTTGTCGGACAAAGACCAGGAGAAAGCTTATACATATGCGGTTGAGCAGCTTGCCGTTATGAATGCAATCATTAAAAAAGGCAGGCAATACCTGGCTTCAAAGCTTGAGGATCCGGATATGGCGCTGGACCATGAGTCGACGATTGAGGAATGGCTGGGGCATGCCTGGCAGCTGACGGAGCTGCAAAGTTTCGGACTCGTAAGCGAACAGGCGGAGTTGATACAGCTTTCCTTTCTGAGTTATGCCGACGATGCACGGCTGGAGCATGTGGATATCGGGTACTGGATTCAAAAGGACAGCGGCGAAATTCACCGAACGATTCAGTACCGTCCCTATAAGGCCGCCAAGCTGATGCGTGAGGAAGACAGCTTTTTCGAAAAAGCCCGAATCCCAGTGCTTTACCGTTATCCGGGGGACATGAACCGACGGGTCCGCTTTGAAGAGATGGCTTCAATTCCGGTGACCGGGGAGGATTTGGTTTGGATTCACGAATATGCAGCGTGTTCTTATGCTGAAGCCGTTAAAAAAGTAAAGAACCAGCTGAAAAATCCGCTCGCTGACAGTCAGCCCGTGATACTGCTTCATGTTTCCCGGATCAGCCGGAACGACGAAGGCCAATATGCCATCACGGATGAAGCCGGACAATCGATTGCACTTGGCGACGTATTCTTACAATCGACGGTACCAATGCTGCGGTATCTGCCGGAGGAGAAGCTGAGCGGCGTCTCCATGCTGGTTATGTTTGAGCACAGCCTGACCACGGGCCGTCTCTTGGCGCAGCCGCTGACCATTATTACGAATAACGAAATCATCCGGCTGTTGTACTGA
- a CDS encoding metallophosphoesterase family protein has protein sequence MTQIALISDIHGNIPALEAVLKDIKQREIETIYCLGDLIGKGPHGDIAVDLVRTHCQQVIKGNWDDFIGKETDDPVLQWHQHRLGSERLQYLAELPYILEFMMSGKWIRLFHASPRSVYERIQPWDDQEKLETLFHSSPLCGDPRIADVAGYADIHNAYHQHLDGRTLFNTGSVGNPLEMPEASYVILDGIYDSEELASFNIQFIRVPYPIEQAVQDALESGMPSPEDYILEVRTGRYQASKD, from the coding sequence TTGACGCAAATTGCATTGATCTCCGACATACATGGAAACATTCCTGCCTTGGAGGCCGTTCTGAAGGATATCAAACAACGTGAAATCGAAACCATCTATTGCCTGGGTGACTTGATTGGGAAAGGTCCGCACGGAGATATCGCGGTTGATCTGGTCAGAACCCATTGCCAGCAAGTCATCAAGGGGAATTGGGACGACTTTATAGGTAAGGAAACCGATGATCCGGTCCTCCAATGGCATCAGCATAGACTTGGAAGCGAGAGGCTTCAATATCTTGCCGAACTTCCGTATATCCTTGAGTTCATGATGAGCGGCAAATGGATCCGGTTGTTTCATGCATCGCCCCGCAGCGTGTACGAGCGAATACAACCATGGGATGACCAGGAGAAGCTGGAAACCTTGTTTCACAGTTCCCCGCTGTGCGGAGACCCGAGAATCGCGGACGTCGCCGGTTACGCGGATATTCATAACGCATATCACCAGCATCTGGACGGGAGAACGCTGTTTAATACCGGCAGCGTCGGCAATCCCCTTGAAATGCCAGAAGCCTCCTATGTCATTTTGGACGGAATTTATGACAGCGAAGAACTGGCTTCTTTCAACATTCAATTTATTCGCGTGCCATACCCTATTGAACAAGCCGTACAGGATGCCTTGGAATCCGGCATGCCTTCCCCTGAGGACTATATTCTCGAGGTTAGAACGGGGCGGTATCAAGCAAGTAAAGACTAA
- the yqeK gene encoding bis(5'-nucleosyl)-tetraphosphatase (symmetrical) YqeK — protein MICSYRELGEHELTGILRNDVASFLQKHQCPKTAEHVLKVGEEARRIAVLYGADPTAAEYAGYLHDISAVFPNHVRIQVAREIGVEVLPEEEQFPMIIHQKISAYMAEDLFKITEPEILNAVGCHTTLRSKATLLDKVLFVADKMEWDQTGIPPYLEEITEQLQTSLDHAAFEYIQYLWNRRELLKVVHPWLRDAYDELRDSLNHNLGNPK, from the coding sequence ATCATCTGCTCCTATCGTGAGCTTGGGGAACACGAGCTCACGGGGATTCTTAGGAATGACGTGGCCTCCTTTCTGCAGAAACACCAATGTCCAAAGACAGCAGAGCATGTGCTGAAAGTGGGGGAGGAAGCCCGCAGAATTGCTGTTCTCTATGGCGCCGATCCGACCGCTGCTGAATATGCCGGGTATCTGCATGATATTAGCGCCGTTTTTCCGAATCATGTCCGCATTCAAGTAGCCCGCGAGATCGGGGTGGAAGTATTGCCTGAAGAAGAGCAATTTCCCATGATCATCCATCAGAAAATTTCGGCATATATGGCCGAGGATTTGTTCAAAATTACAGAACCTGAAATCTTGAACGCTGTTGGTTGCCATACGACGTTAAGATCCAAGGCTACATTGTTAGATAAGGTACTGTTCGTCGCCGATAAGATGGAATGGGATCAAACGGGAATCCCCCCGTATTTAGAGGAGATTACGGAGCAGTTGCAAACCTCGCTGGATCATGCCGCATTTGAATATATTCAATACTTATGGAATCGGCGTGAATTGCTGAAGGTAGTCCATCCTTGGCTTCGAGACGCATATGATGAATTACGGGATTCACTAAACCATAACCTCGGGAATCCGAAATAA
- a CDS encoding extracellular solute-binding protein — MNIRRMVSLGLLILVMIISGCAGNVSTEKTKTLTLWYWNRSLDDELIKSVEKEFPGIRIDAQKIGGDFKSKLKTTLAAGSGGPDIVAFNDWVAELFTSSDRFYDLYELGAKEIEPEFLDWKWKLGVTPEGAMIALPIDTGPTALYYRSDLFGEAGLPTEPEDVHAQLGTWDQYLEAGQKLQEHFNQKVKMLDNITNIYTQMNAQSERIYFAEDNTFIGETPESSMKTAWDTAVKASQMKLSANTNTSSSEWNAAMNNGRVASFVGAVWMKEILMQAAPDTSGKWRVARAPGGDGNNGGSFLAIMKTSKYPQEAFEVMKYIQNPENQVQSFKKINLFPSAKDALDAPVMKEPEEFFGNQATGEVFSDSARNVKPAYFGGKFANVNGIVNRELSSVALQGKNPDKAWEDALARVKKELLR, encoded by the coding sequence GTGAATATACGCAGGATGGTTAGCTTGGGGTTACTGATTCTTGTTATGATCATCAGCGGGTGCGCTGGAAATGTTTCCACCGAAAAAACGAAAACGCTTACACTTTGGTACTGGAACCGAAGCCTGGACGATGAGCTGATTAAGTCCGTTGAAAAGGAGTTCCCGGGGATCCGAATCGATGCACAAAAAATCGGTGGCGACTTCAAATCGAAGCTAAAAACAACGCTGGCGGCTGGTTCCGGAGGACCGGACATCGTCGCTTTTAACGACTGGGTGGCAGAGCTGTTTACGAGTTCGGATCGTTTCTACGATCTGTATGAGCTGGGCGCCAAGGAGATTGAGCCGGAGTTCCTGGATTGGAAATGGAAGCTTGGCGTTACCCCGGAAGGCGCCATGATTGCCCTTCCGATCGATACGGGGCCAACCGCCCTATATTACAGGTCAGATTTGTTCGGGGAAGCCGGGCTACCGACCGAACCAGAAGATGTCCACGCGCAGCTCGGCACCTGGGATCAATATTTGGAAGCCGGGCAGAAGCTGCAGGAGCATTTTAATCAAAAAGTAAAAATGCTCGACAACATCACTAACATTTACACACAAATGAATGCTCAGTCTGAACGCATATATTTTGCCGAGGACAATACGTTTATCGGCGAAACCCCTGAATCCTCCATGAAGACGGCCTGGGATACGGCGGTGAAGGCTTCACAGATGAAGCTAAGCGCCAACACTAATACTTCCTCCTCAGAATGGAATGCCGCCATGAACAATGGACGGGTCGCTTCCTTTGTCGGTGCGGTGTGGATGAAGGAAATATTGATGCAGGCGGCGCCGGATACCAGCGGTAAATGGAGAGTAGCACGCGCCCCTGGTGGGGACGGCAACAATGGCGGCTCCTTCCTCGCCATCATGAAGACGAGTAAATATCCGCAGGAAGCATTTGAAGTAATGAAATATATTCAGAATCCGGAAAATCAGGTTCAATCCTTCAAGAAGATCAACCTTTTCCCTTCCGCCAAAGACGCGCTGGATGCCCCCGTGATGAAGGAGCCCGAGGAATTTTTCGGGAATCAGGCAACTGGCGAGGTGTTCTCGGACTCTGCGCGTAACGTCAAACCTGCTTATTTCGGTGGTAAATTCGCTAATGTAAACGGCATTGTCAATCGAGAGCTGTCATCCGTTGCGCTCCAAGGCAAAAATCCTGATAAAGCCTGGGAAGACGCGCTGGCCAGAGTCAAAAAAGAACTGCTGCGCTAA
- a CDS encoding sugar ABC transporter permease, translating into MDNPMLNHTPLEQKPVPKHPKSQDRLSAQIWKHRKEYLAISPFYILFAIFGLFPIAFSMFLSFQKWDGIGEMTYNGLGNYQFMLTDPEFWRAVGNTLLIWIYSTIPMLFIALVVAFLLNASFVRFRTFFRIGYFLPNVTSLVAVAIVFGTVFSNNYGLLNYILSLLGLNSIEWLNKTWGIQLAISVMVIWRWAGYNAIIYLAGLQSIPTVLYEAAKIDGASGIQSFFKITIPNLRPIILFTVITSTIGGMQIFTEPQVLVGNDGGVSGGGLTIVLYLYREAFVNNYFGYGAAVGWGMFLLIALFSIVNWKMVQGSPSND; encoded by the coding sequence ATGGATAATCCAATGCTGAATCATACACCCTTGGAACAGAAGCCTGTTCCTAAGCATCCGAAATCACAAGACCGACTGTCAGCACAGATATGGAAACACCGCAAAGAATATTTGGCGATTTCCCCTTTTTACATTCTATTTGCCATATTCGGGCTCTTTCCGATCGCCTTCTCGATGTTCCTGTCCTTTCAGAAATGGGACGGCATCGGCGAGATGACCTACAACGGGCTGGGCAACTACCAATTCATGCTCACCGATCCGGAATTCTGGAGAGCCGTCGGCAACACGCTGCTCATCTGGATCTACTCCACGATACCGATGCTGTTCATCGCGCTGGTCGTTGCCTTCCTGCTTAATGCATCGTTTGTCCGGTTCCGCACCTTCTTCCGGATCGGTTATTTCCTGCCGAACGTTACCTCACTCGTGGCGGTTGCCATCGTATTCGGCACCGTATTCTCGAACAATTACGGCCTTCTCAACTATATTCTGTCCTTGCTCGGCCTGAACTCTATCGAGTGGTTGAATAAGACATGGGGCATACAGCTCGCCATTTCGGTCATGGTCATATGGAGATGGGCAGGGTATAACGCCATTATCTATCTTGCCGGGCTGCAGAGCATTCCGACCGTCCTGTACGAAGCAGCCAAGATCGACGGAGCCTCCGGTATTCAATCCTTTTTCAAAATCACCATTCCAAATCTAAGACCCATCATTCTCTTCACGGTCATCACCTCGACCATCGGCGGCATGCAGATCTTCACCGAACCGCAGGTGCTTGTCGGCAATGATGGCGGCGTCAGCGGCGGCGGTCTGACCATCGTCCTCTACCTGTACCGTGAAGCCTTCGTAAATAACTATTTCGGATATGGCGCTGCCGTCGGCTGGGGAATGTTCCTGCTCATTGCCCTCTTCTCCATCGTGAACTGGAAAATGGTGCAGGGCAGTCCGTCCAATGACTGA
- a CDS encoding carbohydrate ABC transporter permease: MFKWKSLFLHIGLIAGLLVSIFPFYWLLVMATRTTSDIYSFPPKLWFGPHLLDNVSRVLSSIDFFGAFWNTLFVASACTLLVLFFDSLAGFTFAKFQFPGKKWLFVLLLATMMAPAQLSLVPSFVIMAEFGWVGTYKALIIPGMVNAFGIFWIRQYAQESVPSELLDAGKIDGCGFFRLYWNISLPILRPALSFLAAFTFIGVWNDYLWPLIILNDENKFTLQVALSSLNGIYTTDYSMVIAGTLLAVIPLIVMFLFISKQFISDIAAGAIKS, from the coding sequence ATGTTCAAATGGAAATCCTTATTCCTTCACATCGGGTTAATCGCCGGACTGCTGGTGTCGATTTTCCCCTTCTACTGGCTGCTTGTCATGGCAACGCGAACCACTTCGGACATTTACAGCTTCCCCCCGAAACTATGGTTCGGTCCTCACTTGCTTGATAACGTGTCGAGAGTGCTGAGCAGCATTGATTTCTTCGGCGCCTTCTGGAATACCCTGTTCGTTGCTTCCGCTTGTACGCTGTTAGTCTTATTCTTTGATTCCCTGGCCGGATTCACGTTCGCTAAATTCCAATTCCCAGGCAAAAAATGGCTGTTTGTGCTGCTGCTTGCCACCATGATGGCGCCTGCCCAGTTGTCCCTGGTACCTTCGTTTGTCATTATGGCAGAGTTCGGATGGGTAGGAACTTATAAAGCGTTGATCATTCCCGGAATGGTAAACGCCTTCGGGATCTTCTGGATCAGGCAATATGCACAGGAGTCGGTACCCTCAGAGCTGCTAGATGCAGGCAAAATCGACGGCTGCGGATTCTTCCGCCTCTACTGGAATATATCGCTGCCGATTCTGCGTCCCGCCTTATCATTCCTGGCCGCCTTCACGTTCATCGGCGTATGGAATGACTACCTGTGGCCGCTTATTATTCTAAATGATGAGAACAAATTCACTTTGCAGGTTGCTCTCTCCTCATTGAACGGAATATACACGACCGACTATTCGATGGTCATTGCCGGTACGCTGCTAGCCGTCATTCCGCTGATCGTTATGTTCCTGTTCATCAGCAAGCAATTCATTTCCGATATTGCAGCAGGTGCCATTAAGAGTTAA
- a CDS encoding MDR family MFS transporter, with protein sequence MKTQSTNKLPIVLTGLLLSILMASMDNTIVATAMGNIVGELGGLDHFVWVTSAYMVAELAGMPIFGKLSDMYGRKKFFVFGMIVFMLGSVLCGTANSITELALYRAVQGIGGGALIPIAFAIMFDTVPLEKRGKLTGLFGAVFGLSSIFGPLAGAYITDHITWQWIFYVNLPIGIVAFMMVTLFYKESHERSKQPIDWMGAASLLTGVICFMFALELGGKQLAWNSWIILALFAMAFVMLVLFVLAERRAQEPIISFRLFKNKLYTSSVLCGLFSGGSFIVASVYIPIFIQGVLGGSATNSGLVLLPMMVGSVITATVSGFLMSKISYRNIMIPTLVLFTGGMVLASTLTAESSRFIVTLYMVLIGLGIGGSFSVLSTAVMHGLSYKQRGMASSTFNFTRSLGMTIGITVFGLIQSRSFTGSLSSGGVNNGGLPEGFDLKDPHILLAPETRSLIPSELLKPISDNLASSIAITFAWAIVPAALALAAATLMGRKKLDETAELKREAVVGSEEEGETPDNEKLVMVP encoded by the coding sequence GTGAAGACACAATCGACCAACAAATTGCCCATCGTGCTCACAGGCCTGCTGCTCAGCATCTTAATGGCCTCCATGGACAATACAATCGTAGCGACCGCAATGGGGAATATCGTCGGGGAGCTCGGAGGACTTGATCATTTCGTATGGGTGACTTCCGCTTATATGGTCGCTGAGCTTGCGGGAATGCCGATCTTTGGCAAGCTGTCCGACATGTACGGTCGCAAAAAGTTCTTTGTATTCGGGATGATTGTATTTATGCTGGGTTCCGTACTGTGCGGTACGGCGAACTCCATTACAGAACTGGCGCTATATCGTGCCGTGCAAGGCATCGGCGGCGGTGCGCTGATCCCGATTGCATTCGCTATTATGTTCGATACGGTTCCCCTTGAAAAGCGGGGTAAGCTCACCGGGTTATTCGGAGCCGTGTTCGGATTATCCAGCATATTCGGACCGCTTGCAGGTGCGTATATTACGGATCATATTACATGGCAGTGGATATTCTATGTTAATTTGCCAATCGGCATCGTGGCTTTCATGATGGTCACGCTGTTTTATAAGGAATCGCATGAACGTTCCAAGCAGCCGATTGATTGGATGGGAGCCGCTTCACTCCTGACGGGCGTCATCTGTTTTATGTTTGCTTTAGAGCTTGGCGGCAAGCAGTTGGCGTGGAACTCCTGGATTATCCTGGCGTTATTTGCTATGGCGTTTGTCATGCTGGTTCTCTTCGTGCTTGCTGAGAGAAGGGCGCAGGAACCGATTATTTCCTTTCGTTTATTCAAGAATAAACTCTATACGTCCAGTGTGCTGTGCGGTTTATTCAGCGGAGGATCGTTCATCGTGGCTTCCGTTTATATTCCGATTTTCATTCAAGGGGTACTCGGTGGAAGCGCAACGAACTCGGGGCTCGTCCTGCTGCCAATGATGGTGGGTTCGGTCATCACGGCTACAGTCAGCGGTTTTCTGATGAGTAAAATATCGTATCGCAACATCATGATCCCGACGCTTGTCCTGTTCACGGGAGGGATGGTGCTCGCTTCGACGCTAACTGCGGAATCCAGCAGGTTCATCGTAACCCTATACATGGTACTGATCGGGCTTGGCATCGGCGGATCGTTCTCCGTGCTGAGTACAGCCGTCATGCATGGCTTATCCTATAAACAGCGCGGGATGGCGAGTTCGACCTTTAACTTCACGCGATCGCTTGGAATGACCATTGGTATAACCGTGTTCGGGTTGATACAGAGCCGATCCTTCACCGGATCCCTGTCATCGGGAGGAGTGAACAACGGCGGACTTCCTGAAGGATTCGATCTGAAGGATCCCCACATCTTATTGGCGCCGGAGACAAGGTCGCTGATTCCCTCAGAGCTGCTCAAACCGATCTCCGACAACCTCGCTTCCTCCATTGCCATTACATTTGCCTGGGCTATCGTTCCTGCAGCATTAGCGCTCGCCGCAGCAACGTTAATGGGGCGCAAAAAGTTGGATGAAACAGCGGAGTTAAAGAGAGAGGCGGTGGTTGGTTCAGAAGAGGAGGGAGAAACTCCGGATAATGAAAAGCTGGTGATGGTGCCGTAG